A genomic window from Streptomyces sp. MST-110588 includes:
- a CDS encoding bifunctional glycosyltransferase family 2 protein/CDP-glycerol:glycerophosphate glycerophosphotransferase, producing MSDTGLGSSPRFSVIVPVFKVHELLRECMDSVLGQDFTDFEVIAVDDRSPDHSGEILDEYAARDRRVKVLHLPENGGLGRARNAGLERARGDYLLFLDSDDTLTPGALGALAARLSGTEDPDILVFDYARTYWDGKVLRNQLAALLAESGAPVFSLAERPELLDLLQIACNKAYRRSFVEEHGFRFPPGYYEDAPWTFCTMITAQRIAVLDRVCLHYRQRRQGGNILGTTSRKHFDVFDQYARVFAYLDAHPELRTWHPHLFRKMIDHYLTVLDKPGRLPQEARAEFFHRAASDYRRLEPEGFVRPGGVAGGKYAVLARDLYPALAGVKSAGRIHRGLRRQAGKQLRQAKRTGMDLHYRSQLRRPLEENLAVFSSYWGRSVACNPAAIDRELARLAPHIRRVWAIKAGEEDKVPAGTEFVRVGSREFWTAVARAKFLVNNANFADKVVKREGSVHLQTHHGTPLKSMGLDQQRFPASAKGVDFEDLMRRCDRWDFSLSANRFSTEIWERVYPCSYTSLEYGYPRNDILLNAGAAEVARARRSLGLAEGTVALLYAPTHRDHEPGFTPRLDLAALAERLGPRYTLMVRAHYFYKDSPDLAKLRADGRVLDVSGHPSVEELCLASDALITDYSSVMFDFANLDRPIVTFADDWDVYAAVRGVYFDLLQEGPGAVATTPDELVEVFRSGAWQDARAARRRAAFRERFCEFDDGRAAERVVRRVFLGQTDLPAIVPLEQRVPAPAPALLLGAVPPQKAVPPQSAAPRQDTARTDRTPSSAPEQMRLVLPWRRPRR from the coding sequence ATGTCCGACACCGGCCTGGGCAGCAGCCCGCGCTTCAGCGTCATCGTTCCCGTGTTCAAGGTGCACGAGCTCCTTCGCGAGTGCATGGACTCGGTGCTCGGGCAGGACTTCACGGACTTCGAGGTCATCGCGGTCGATGACCGCTCCCCCGACCACAGCGGCGAGATCCTGGACGAGTACGCGGCGCGCGACCGGCGGGTGAAGGTGCTGCACCTGCCGGAGAACGGCGGACTGGGCCGGGCCCGTAACGCCGGCCTGGAGCGGGCCCGCGGTGACTACCTCCTCTTCCTGGACAGCGACGACACCCTCACACCCGGCGCGCTGGGCGCGCTCGCCGCGCGGCTGTCCGGCACCGAGGACCCCGACATCCTGGTCTTCGACTACGCGCGCACCTACTGGGACGGCAAGGTGCTGCGCAACCAGCTCGCGGCGCTGCTCGCCGAGTCCGGTGCGCCGGTGTTCTCCCTGGCCGAGCGACCCGAGCTCCTGGACCTGCTCCAGATCGCCTGCAACAAGGCCTACCGCCGCTCCTTCGTGGAGGAGCACGGCTTCCGCTTCCCGCCCGGGTACTACGAGGACGCCCCCTGGACGTTCTGCACGATGATCACCGCGCAGCGGATCGCCGTACTGGACCGCGTCTGCCTGCACTACCGCCAGCGCCGGCAGGGCGGCAACATCCTGGGCACCACCAGCCGCAAGCACTTCGACGTCTTCGACCAGTACGCGCGGGTCTTCGCCTACCTGGACGCGCACCCCGAGCTGCGTACCTGGCACCCCCATCTGTTCCGCAAGATGATCGACCACTACCTGACGGTCCTGGACAAGCCGGGCCGGCTGCCCCAGGAGGCGCGGGCGGAGTTCTTCCACCGGGCCGCGTCCGACTACCGCCGTCTGGAGCCGGAGGGCTTCGTACGGCCCGGGGGCGTGGCCGGCGGCAAGTACGCCGTGCTCGCCCGCGACCTCTACCCGGCCCTGGCCGGGGTGAAGTCGGCCGGGCGGATCCACCGGGGACTGCGCCGGCAGGCGGGCAAGCAACTGCGCCAGGCCAAGCGCACGGGCATGGACCTGCACTACCGCTCCCAGTTGCGGCGTCCCCTGGAGGAGAACCTGGCGGTGTTCTCCTCCTACTGGGGCCGCTCGGTGGCCTGCAACCCGGCCGCCATCGACCGGGAGCTGGCCCGGCTGGCCCCGCACATCCGCCGGGTGTGGGCGATCAAGGCCGGCGAGGAGGACAAGGTGCCGGCGGGCACCGAGTTCGTACGGGTCGGCTCGCGGGAGTTCTGGACGGCCGTCGCGCGGGCGAAGTTCCTGGTCAACAACGCCAACTTCGCCGACAAGGTGGTCAAGCGGGAGGGCTCGGTCCACCTCCAGACCCACCACGGCACCCCGCTGAAGTCGATGGGCCTGGACCAGCAGAGGTTCCCCGCCTCGGCCAAGGGCGTGGACTTCGAGGATCTGATGAGGCGGTGCGACCGCTGGGACTTCAGCCTCTCGGCGAATCGTTTCTCCACGGAGATCTGGGAGCGGGTCTACCCCTGCTCGTACACCTCCCTGGAATACGGCTACCCGCGCAACGACATCCTGCTGAACGCCGGTGCCGCCGAGGTCGCGCGGGCTCGCCGCTCCCTGGGTCTGGCCGAGGGCACCGTCGCCCTGCTGTACGCCCCCACCCACCGCGACCACGAGCCGGGCTTCACCCCCCGGCTGGACCTGGCCGCCCTCGCCGAGCGGCTGGGCCCGCGCTACACCCTGATGGTGCGCGCCCACTACTTCTACAAGGACTCCCCGGACCTGGCCAAGCTCCGGGCCGACGGCCGGGTCCTGGACGTCTCCGGGCACCCCTCGGTCGAGGAGCTGTGCCTGGCCTCGGACGCCCTGATCACCGACTACTCCTCGGTGATGTTCGACTTCGCCAACCTGGACCGCCCCATCGTCACCTTCGCCGACGACTGGGACGTCTACGCCGCGGTCCGCGGTGTCTACTTCGACCTGCTCCAGGAGGGGCCCGGCGCGGTCGCCACCACCCCCGACGAGCTGGTGGAGGTCTTCCGCTCCGGGGCCTGGCAGGACGCCCGGGCCGCCCGCCGCCGGGCGGCCTTCCGGGAGCGGTTCTGCGAGTTCGACGACGGCCGGGCCGCCGAACGGGTCGTACGCCGGGTCTTCCTGGGCCAGACGGACCTGCCGGCGATCGTCCCCCTCGAACAGCGCGTCCCCGCGCCGGCCCCGGCCCTGCTGCTCGGCGCCGTACCGCCGCAGAAGGCCGTACCGCCGCAGAGCGCCGCACCGCGGCAGGACACGGCACGGACGGACCGTACGCCGAGCAGCGCCCCCGAGCAGATGCGCCTGGTCCTCCCCTGGCGACGACCACGGCGGTGA
- a CDS encoding bifunctional glycosyltransferase family 2 protein/CDP-glycerol:glycerophosphate glycerophosphotransferase — protein MPPRLSVIVPVYNVEEYLPACLDSLQEQTLREIEIIVVDDGSPDDCAAIAAEYAARDPRFILIRKENAGLGAARNTGLERIHPHSEFIAFVDSDDVIPPDAYRMMLASLDESGSDFVTGNVHHINSTRVWQSPMHRILAGGARRRTHVTEDKRLLTDRIACNKVFRRTFWEKHGLRFPEGVLYEDTPVIVPAQVLADAVDVVSEPTYYWRLRDGSGPASITQRRTEPKAVRDRTAAVESVSRFLAARPDCADLKREYDRTALTGDIRIFLNVLPDGDDEYRAEFLKSVNRYLDQVDPQVALALPARARLKWLLVRKHAMDELIGMLNAERQGEPIEIQGLLRKYAGFAGTGRAAARLPKQIRRIDQDLKMKAPIQEISWEQGKLRLLGHAWIERMDQPAKHSAVKVVQLRKEGSRRRTVLPVRNVYRPQATTESGQTQHNYDWSGWELLLDPRKLRRGKQWEEGTWHVGIGMVAGGLVRKRAVRAAGATSAGNPPYHWLDENHRLLPLPDKDLLKLRIEKVRALVTGYRAAGGTIEVTGEIRESLAPGEVVELGVKNRGTGDVLSYRADLFPAANGVTGFRVPVPLEDIALLPEHQDALSDSPLESVRRSRSLAARRNWSTVLVATSPSGKERRFSTVVRPGLADAQVRLPASLGEGADRNEVGVFAGQTGYLKFSGRVLQAKLTDVYWRDGRFTLIGSTPADLVDPVLVIKARDRFDEKTVPVRMFDDGTFEAEFTPARMGGPQGTLPLKTGRWNFFLRSADGESEVPFILDRLANPKFPVQGTDLGREYAVEARWFDFPQLNCVSDLSVLERGKYRQYHLRTEVYEKGRQQPLRDAVLYISYNGKQYSDSPKAIHEELLRRGADVEHLWVVRDGQVELPDTVGKVRFQSTEWYEALARCRYIVTNAHLPHWVERREGQVIVQTWHGTMLKRIGLDIDAPKFDPKYHERLREEARSWSMLVSSNRFSTPILKRAMAFDGPVVETGYPRNDYLYAPDRDARAREIRAKLGLPEGKKVVLYAPTWRDDISHRVGQFRFDLRLDLQDAERRLGADHVLLVRRHSNIVDSIPGAGGGFVFDVSEYPDIADLYLAADIMITDYSSVMFDYAHLRRPMLFFTYDLEHYRDTLRGFYFDFEQDAPGPLIHTSEELIDAIADIDAVSARYQEQYDRFHHNFCDLDDGQASRRVADLMFEAAKNA, from the coding sequence ATGCCACCACGGCTCAGCGTCATCGTCCCCGTCTACAACGTCGAGGAGTACCTCCCGGCCTGCCTGGACTCGCTCCAGGAGCAGACGCTCCGCGAGATCGAGATCATCGTGGTCGACGACGGCTCCCCCGACGACTGCGCGGCGATAGCGGCGGAGTACGCGGCCCGCGACCCGCGTTTCATCCTGATCCGCAAGGAGAACGCGGGTCTGGGCGCGGCACGGAACACCGGCCTGGAGCGCATCCACCCGCACAGCGAGTTCATCGCGTTCGTCGACAGCGACGACGTGATCCCGCCGGACGCCTACCGGATGATGCTGGCCAGCCTGGACGAGTCCGGTTCGGACTTCGTGACCGGCAACGTCCACCACATCAACTCCACCCGGGTCTGGCAGTCCCCGATGCACCGCATCCTGGCGGGCGGCGCCCGGCGGCGTACGCATGTCACCGAGGACAAGCGGCTGCTGACCGACCGGATCGCCTGCAACAAGGTCTTCCGCCGCACCTTCTGGGAGAAGCACGGCCTGCGCTTCCCCGAGGGCGTCCTGTACGAGGACACCCCGGTCATCGTGCCGGCGCAGGTGCTCGCCGACGCGGTGGACGTGGTCAGCGAGCCGACGTACTACTGGCGGCTGCGCGACGGCTCCGGCCCCGCCTCGATCACCCAGCGCCGTACCGAGCCCAAGGCCGTGCGCGACCGCACCGCGGCCGTGGAATCCGTCAGCCGCTTCCTGGCCGCCCGACCGGACTGCGCCGACCTCAAGCGTGAGTACGACCGCACCGCCCTGACCGGTGACATCCGGATCTTCCTCAACGTCCTGCCGGACGGCGACGACGAGTACCGCGCGGAGTTCTTGAAGTCCGTCAACCGCTACCTGGACCAGGTCGACCCGCAGGTGGCGCTGGCGCTGCCCGCCCGCGCACGGCTGAAGTGGCTGCTGGTGCGCAAGCACGCCATGGACGAGCTGATCGGCATGCTCAACGCCGAGCGGCAGGGCGAACCGATCGAGATCCAGGGCCTGCTGCGCAAGTACGCGGGCTTCGCCGGTACGGGCCGGGCCGCGGCCCGGCTGCCCAAGCAGATCCGCCGGATCGACCAGGACCTGAAGATGAAGGCCCCGATCCAGGAGATCTCCTGGGAACAGGGCAAGCTGCGCCTGCTGGGCCACGCCTGGATCGAGCGGATGGACCAGCCCGCCAAGCACAGCGCGGTCAAGGTCGTCCAGTTGCGCAAGGAGGGCTCGCGCCGCCGTACGGTCCTGCCGGTCCGCAACGTCTACCGCCCCCAGGCCACCACCGAGTCCGGCCAGACCCAGCACAACTACGACTGGTCCGGCTGGGAACTGCTGCTGGACCCCAGGAAGCTGCGCCGCGGCAAGCAGTGGGAGGAGGGCACCTGGCACGTCGGCATCGGGATGGTCGCGGGCGGGCTGGTGCGCAAGCGGGCGGTGCGCGCGGCCGGCGCCACCAGCGCGGGCAACCCCCCGTACCACTGGCTGGACGAGAACCACCGGCTGCTGCCGCTGCCCGACAAGGACCTGCTCAAGCTGCGGATCGAGAAGGTCCGGGCGCTGGTCACCGGCTACCGCGCGGCGGGCGGGACCATCGAGGTCACCGGCGAGATCCGTGAGTCCCTGGCGCCCGGTGAGGTGGTGGAGCTGGGGGTGAAGAACCGCGGCACCGGTGACGTGCTCAGCTACCGGGCCGATCTGTTCCCCGCCGCGAACGGCGTCACGGGCTTCCGTGTGCCGGTGCCGCTGGAGGACATCGCGCTGCTGCCCGAGCACCAGGACGCCCTGTCCGACAGCCCGCTCGAAAGCGTACGGCGCTCCCGTTCCCTGGCCGCCCGGCGGAACTGGAGCACCGTACTGGTGGCCACCTCGCCCTCCGGCAAGGAGCGGCGCTTCTCCACGGTCGTACGGCCGGGGCTGGCCGACGCGCAGGTGCGGCTGCCCGCCTCGCTCGGCGAGGGCGCGGACCGCAACGAGGTCGGCGTGTTCGCCGGGCAGACCGGTTATCTGAAGTTCTCCGGCCGCGTCCTGCAGGCCAAGCTGACCGATGTGTACTGGCGGGACGGCCGGTTCACCCTGATCGGCAGCACCCCGGCCGACCTCGTCGACCCGGTGCTGGTGATCAAGGCACGGGACCGCTTCGACGAGAAGACCGTGCCGGTCCGGATGTTCGATGACGGCACCTTCGAGGCGGAGTTCACCCCGGCCCGGATGGGCGGCCCGCAGGGCACGCTGCCGCTGAAGACCGGCCGCTGGAACTTCTTCCTGCGCTCGGCCGACGGCGAGAGCGAGGTGCCCTTCATCCTGGACCGGCTGGCCAACCCCAAGTTCCCCGTGCAGGGCACCGACCTGGGCCGTGAGTACGCCGTCGAGGCGCGCTGGTTCGACTTCCCGCAGCTCAACTGCGTCAGCGACCTGTCGGTCCTGGAGCGCGGCAAGTACCGTCAGTACCACCTGCGTACCGAGGTCTACGAGAAGGGCCGTCAGCAGCCGCTGCGGGACGCGGTCCTCTACATCAGCTACAACGGCAAGCAGTACTCCGACAGCCCCAAGGCCATCCACGAGGAACTGCTGCGGCGCGGCGCGGACGTCGAGCACCTGTGGGTGGTGCGCGACGGTCAGGTCGAACTGCCGGACACGGTGGGGAAGGTCCGTTTCCAGTCCACCGAGTGGTACGAGGCGCTGGCCCGCTGCCGGTACATCGTCACCAACGCGCACCTGCCGCACTGGGTGGAGCGCCGCGAGGGCCAGGTCATCGTGCAGACCTGGCACGGCACGATGCTCAAGCGCATCGGTCTGGACATCGACGCGCCGAAGTTCGACCCGAAGTACCACGAGCGGCTGCGCGAGGAGGCCAGGAGCTGGTCCATGCTGGTCTCCTCCAACCGCTTCAGCACCCCGATCCTCAAGCGGGCCATGGCCTTCGACGGCCCGGTCGTGGAGACCGGCTACCCCCGCAACGACTACCTCTACGCGCCGGACCGGGACGCCCGGGCCCGGGAGATCCGCGCGAAGCTGGGCCTGCCCGAGGGCAAGAAGGTCGTGCTGTACGCACCGACCTGGCGGGACGACATCTCGCACCGCGTCGGCCAGTTCCGCTTCGACCTGCGGCTGGACCTCCAGGACGCGGAGCGTCGGCTGGGCGCCGACCACGTCCTGCTGGTGCGCCGCCACTCCAACATCGTGGACAGCATCCCCGGCGCGGGCGGCGGCTTCGTCTTCGACGTCTCGGAGTACCCGGACATCGCCGACCTGTACCTGGCTGCCGACATCATGATCACCGACTACTCGTCGGTCATGTTCGACTACGCCCACCTGCGCCGGCCGATGCTCTTCTTCACGTACGACCTGGAGCACTACCGCGACACCCTGCGCGGCTTCTACTTCGACTTCGAGCAGGACGCGCCGGGGCCGCTGATCCACACCTCGGAGGAGCTGATCGACGCGATCGCCGACATCGACGCGGTCTCGGCGCGGTACCAGGAGCAGTACGACCGGTTCCACCACAACTTCTGCGACCTGGACGACGGGCAGGCGTCCCGCCGGGTGGCGGACCTGATGTTCGAGGCGGCCAAGAACGCCTGA
- a CDS encoding DUF305 domain-containing protein, with translation MTLAALAVSACSAEGDGRADGGRAPKVIAPGKPGGPARTLSAEEAGEAVGDDSPNSADFGYVQMMIKHHEQALTMTGLAARYAGSPRVKRLAERIAAAQRPEIGAMRGWLKLHGGPRKTSGHHEHASMPGMATAAQLAALREARGQRFDELFLTLMTTHHTGAVTMATDVLSDGNNTLVEEMANDVIAQQTAEIGRMRSLRPAGPAAPKPSP, from the coding sequence ATGACCCTTGCCGCTCTTGCCGTCTCCGCCTGTTCCGCGGAGGGTGACGGGCGGGCGGACGGCGGGCGGGCGCCGAAGGTGATCGCGCCGGGGAAACCGGGCGGACCCGCCCGTACGCTCTCCGCCGAGGAGGCCGGCGAGGCGGTCGGGGACGACTCCCCCAACTCCGCGGACTTCGGCTACGTACAGATGATGATCAAGCATCATGAGCAGGCGCTGACGATGACGGGACTGGCGGCCCGGTACGCCGGCTCGCCGCGCGTCAAGCGGCTGGCGGAACGTATCGCCGCGGCACAGCGCCCGGAGATCGGCGCCATGCGGGGCTGGTTGAAGCTCCACGGCGGCCCGCGGAAGACCTCCGGCCACCACGAGCACGCGTCGATGCCGGGGATGGCCACCGCCGCGCAGTTGGCCGCGCTGCGCGAGGCCCGCGGACAGCGCTTCGACGAGCTGTTCCTGACGCTCATGACCACCCACCACACCGGTGCGGTGACGATGGCCACCGATGTGCTGTCCGACGGGAACAACACCCTCGTGGAGGAGATGGCGAACGATGTCATCGCCCAGCAGACCGCGGAGATCGGCCGGATGCGGTCCCTGCGGCCGGCAGGGCCGGCAGCACCGAAGCCGTCGCCGTGA
- a CDS encoding transposase, producing the protein MIDSLFGEAGKNVIDWDLIESQFRHLMKVAVSVREGAISSATLLKRLQSGSHKNSTYTAFREVGRVIRTVQMLRYLSDAPLRRRVTAATNKVESFNRFSQWVGFGNQGVIADNDPIEQKKAMKFNALLTNAIIFHNALDIAEIVRQLLEEGWKIDPEDLAQVSPYLTEHIKRSGEYSTHELGIRPEAYDPKLDVDFTQLREQEPAASGFGTVA; encoded by the coding sequence ATGATCGACTCCCTGTTCGGGGAGGCGGGCAAGAACGTCATCGACTGGGATCTGATCGAGTCCCAGTTCCGGCACCTGATGAAGGTGGCCGTGTCCGTGCGGGAGGGCGCCATCTCCTCCGCGACGCTGCTGAAGCGGCTGCAGTCGGGCTCGCACAAGAACTCCACTTACACCGCGTTCCGCGAGGTCGGCCGCGTGATCCGCACGGTGCAGATGCTGCGCTACCTCTCGGACGCGCCGCTGCGCCGGCGGGTGACCGCGGCGACGAACAAGGTCGAGTCGTTCAACCGGTTCTCCCAGTGGGTCGGCTTCGGCAACCAGGGCGTCATCGCCGACAACGACCCCATCGAGCAGAAGAAGGCGATGAAGTTCAACGCCCTGCTCACCAACGCCATCATCTTCCATAACGCCCTGGACATCGCCGAGATCGTCCGCCAGCTCCTGGAGGAGGGATGGAAGATCGACCCGGAGGACCTGGCCCAGGTCTCCCCGTACCTGACCGAACACATCAAACGGTCCGGCGAGTACAGCACCCACGAACTCGGCATCCGGCCCGAGGCATACGACCCCAAGCTCGACGTTGACTTCACCCAGCTCCGCGAACAGGAACCGGCAGCCTCCGGCTTCGGCACGGTCGCCTGA
- a CDS encoding DUF4158 domain-containing protein, with translation MTSIGRTAYPRFKRLITAHELHLLFAPTREEAAWAAERMDSDGHQLALLLALKSYQRMGRFPKPDEYSEMVVDFVRRTVELPEGTLPSYETGRTAERQRAEVRQWVGTKYQQSRARQIAEGQ, from the coding sequence GTGACCTCGATCGGGCGGACCGCGTACCCGCGGTTCAAGCGGCTGATCACCGCGCATGAGCTGCATCTCCTCTTCGCGCCGACGAGGGAAGAGGCTGCGTGGGCTGCTGAGCGGATGGACTCCGACGGGCATCAGCTCGCCCTGTTGTTGGCGCTGAAGTCGTATCAGCGGATGGGCCGGTTCCCGAAGCCGGACGAGTATTCGGAGATGGTGGTCGACTTCGTCCGCCGTACGGTCGAGCTGCCGGAGGGCACGCTCCCGTCGTACGAGACGGGCCGGACCGCTGAGCGGCAGCGTGCCGAGGTGCGCCAGTGGGTGGGGACGAAGTACCAGCAGTCCCGGGCACGGCAGATCGCTGAGGGACAGTGA
- a CDS encoding DUF779 domain-containing protein codes for MPGDEAVEPVSRGREEGGRSAREVARIALTPAAEELIRELYASHGPVMFHQSGGCCDGSSPMCYPAGEFRTGASDVLLGRLAVRGVGKPVGFYMSADQFARWRHTHLTVDVVPGRGGGFSLEAPEGVRFLIRSRLLSQEERELLDG; via the coding sequence ATGCCGGGTGACGAAGCCGTGGAGCCCGTGTCCCGGGGCCGGGAGGAGGGCGGCCGGTCCGCGCGGGAGGTGGCGCGGATCGCGCTGACCCCCGCCGCCGAGGAGCTGATCCGCGAGCTGTACGCCTCCCACGGGCCGGTGATGTTCCACCAGTCGGGCGGCTGCTGTGACGGGAGTTCACCGATGTGCTATCCGGCCGGTGAGTTCCGTACGGGTGCCTCGGACGTGCTGCTGGGGCGGCTGGCCGTGCGCGGTGTCGGGAAACCGGTCGGCTTCTACATGTCGGCGGACCAGTTCGCGCGCTGGCGGCACACGCATCTGACGGTGGACGTCGTTCCCGGGCGCGGCGGCGGCTTCTCGCTCGAAGCGCCCGAGGGGGTCCGCTTCCTGATCCGCTCCCGGCTGCTCAGTCAGGAGGAGCGGGAACTGCTGGACGGCTGA
- a CDS encoding DUF1444 domain-containing protein, whose product MGLFRRGPKRDPREAPRDGEFAFFSDREGGFFRSQVRQAFAEQGLEVTVYAGVVADSSGRQFGLGNLAAVCHRDRRGERSWPAMIRDHVGKVLRTMDGPQPLETLSEDEIRARLYPRVVAEDTLPPSDSFRYGRSPAPGLREVLALDLPEAVQMLSEDSLLDLGEVPELRIRAMNNLRALPVEGHETVRRGDGSAFEVVLGDSFFTASRVLVLDELVQRVVGTPLTADGALVALPFRHQLAFHPIRDAQVIPALQSMAQFAASGHEDAAGAISPNVFWWRRGTMTRLSEPDGDGLRVVVDVDFQDMLERLVQDEA is encoded by the coding sequence ATGGGCCTGTTCCGTCGCGGACCGAAGCGGGACCCGCGCGAAGCCCCGCGCGATGGCGAGTTCGCCTTCTTCTCCGACCGGGAGGGCGGCTTCTTCAGGTCGCAGGTCCGCCAGGCGTTCGCCGAACAGGGGCTGGAGGTCACCGTCTACGCGGGCGTGGTCGCCGACTCCTCCGGGCGCCAGTTCGGACTGGGCAACCTCGCCGCCGTCTGCCACCGCGACCGGCGCGGCGAACGCTCCTGGCCCGCGATGATCCGGGACCACGTCGGCAAGGTGCTGCGGACGATGGACGGCCCGCAGCCCCTGGAGACCCTCTCCGAGGACGAGATCCGGGCCCGCCTGTACCCCCGGGTCGTCGCCGAGGACACCCTGCCGCCGTCCGACTCCTTCCGGTACGGACGCAGCCCGGCCCCGGGGCTGCGCGAGGTCCTGGCCCTGGACCTCCCCGAGGCCGTACAGATGCTCAGCGAGGACTCGCTGCTGGACCTGGGCGAGGTGCCCGAGCTGCGCATCCGGGCGATGAACAACCTGCGCGCCCTGCCGGTCGAGGGACACGAGACGGTGCGGCGCGGTGACGGCTCGGCCTTCGAAGTCGTCCTCGGCGACTCCTTCTTCACCGCCAGCCGGGTACTGGTGCTGGACGAACTGGTCCAGCGGGTCGTGGGCACACCGCTGACCGCGGACGGGGCCCTGGTGGCCCTGCCCTTCCGCCACCAGCTCGCCTTCCACCCCATCCGCGACGCACAGGTCATCCCCGCGCTCCAGTCCATGGCGCAGTTCGCGGCGTCGGGCCACGAGGACGCGGCGGGGGCGATCAGCCCCAACGTCTTCTGGTGGCGGCGCGGAACGATGACCCGGCTGAGCGAGCCGGACGGCGACGGGCTGCGGGTGGTCGTCGACGTGGACTTCCAGGACATGCTGGAGCGCCTGGTACAGGACGAGGCGTAA